Sequence from the bacterium genome:
AGGCCGAGGTCACGCCCCGGACCAGCCATTTCCCGTTGGAAGGCCGGAAGACCGCTACTTCCCAGGTCCCGTCCCCGTTGTAGTCGGAGGGGACGACCTCGTCGCTGGAGGCCCCGAACCAGGTTTTGGTCAGGCCTCTTATCAACCATAAGCCGGAAGAAGGCCTGAATACGGCGATGTCGCTGGTCCCGTCCCCGTTGTAGTCGCCCGTAATCGCCCCGGAGGGTAATGGAGTGGGCGCGAGAGTAGCGGACGGCGTTGGGGTGGGGGTAGGCGAAGGTGTCGGCGTGGGAGTAAGCGACGGTGTCGGCGTGGAGGTAACCGACGGTGTAGCTGTCGGGGTAAGCGACGGTGTCGGCGTGGGGGTGACCGACGGTGTCGGCGTGGGGGTAACCGATGGTGGCGGCATAGGGGTAGTCGTCGGGGTAATCGATGGGGTTGGAGAGCAGGCGGGAGTCGTCGTGGGCGTCACGGTTGGAGTCGGGGTCACCGATGGGGTTGGGGTGACGGTCGGGGTTTTGTAACCTTCCGGTGTCGGCGTCAGCGTCGGCGTGGTGTAATAGCTCAAGAACTCGATCCGGCTCACAAAGCCGTCTTCCCCGCCCCCGCGGGCAGCCTGGAAGGAGTCGGCGGTCGGAAAATTGTTCGATGATGTCCGGCCGACCGCGTAAACCTTGTCGTCGGCGCTCAGGGCGACGCTATAACCGAAATCGTCGCCGCTCCCGCCCAGGTAGGTGGAGAACTCCAGCTGGGAGCCGTCGGCGGAAAAACGGGAGAGGGTGGAGTCGTAACCCCCGGGCCGGGAGGGAAGCATGGCTCTGGCGACGGGAAAGTTGGTCGAGACGGTAATACCGGTCACCCAGGCGTTCCCGTCCGGGTCCGCGGCGATTCCCTGGCCGTAATCCCAGTCCCATCCTCCCAGGTAGGTCGAGTAGACGAGGGATTGCCCGTCGGTGGCGAAACGGGTGACGAAATAATCCGGCTCCCCCATAATCGACGACTGGTAGGGGTTGACTGTGGGGAAGTCGTTCGACTGGGTGATGCCGCAGAGATAGACGCTCTCATCGGCGCCGATGGCGATCCCGACGGCCTGGTCGATATCTTCCGCTCCCCCAAGGAAGGTGGAAAAGACCAGGGCTGTGCCGGAAGGGTCGAACTTGGTGAGAACGGCGTCCCAGTTCCCGGCGTTGGCCGGTTGGTAGGCGTTCAGGGTCGGGTAGTCGACGGAGGTGGTGGCCCCGGAGAGGTAGGCCTGGCCGGAGGAATCCACCGCCACCCCGGGGTAGTCGTGGCCGGAGCCGCTGCCCCCCAGATAGGTGGAGTAGCTCAGGGATGATCCCTCGGGCGAGAGCTTGCTCAGGGTGAAGTTGTAGCCGCTGGAATTGGCGTTGGCGGCCTGGAAGGCATTGACGGTCGGGAAGTCGGTTGACCAGGACCTGCCCGCGACGTAGGCGGAGCCGGAACCGTCAACGGCCACGTCGTAGCCGTAGTCAACAAATGATCCCCCGAGATAGGTGGAGTAGACCAGGGCGGAACCGGCGGCGGAGAGCTTGGAGACAAACAAATCGGTCCAGTATCCGTTCCGGGAAGACTGGAAGGGGTTGACGATCGGGAAGGTATTGGAGTCGGTATAGCCGCAGATATAGGCTTGGCTGTCTTCATCGACGGCTATGCCCATACCGAGGCTGTCGCCGCCGCTCCCCCCCAGGTAGGTGGAGTAGATCAGGGAAGAACCGTCGGGGGCGAACCGAGCGACGAAGGCATCCTGACTGGCGCGTATGTTCGCTTGGTAGGCCGCCGCGGTGGGGAAATCGACGGAGGAGGTCCAGCCGACCACGTAGGCACCACCGTCGCTGCCGACGGCGATGTCCATGGCGGTGTCGTTGGCCGACCCGCCCAGATAGGTCGAGTAGTCGAAATCCCAGCGCTCGATGTAATTGACCGGCGTCGGGGTGGGGACCTGGGGCGCCGCGCTGCGTACCGCAGCGAGCGACGATGCCAGGGCGATCAAGGTAACGCCGATCCGGAAAGATGCCTTCGTCTCTGTTCCGGCTCTCACAGCTTCCTCCCTAGATAACTGAATGCAGGCACATTAACCGTCAGATTGGCCAATAAAGGCGTCCCGAGTGGTGCTGTCCCATTCACTGTAGCCTTTCCAGGGTTCGTCCGATCAGCGACTTTATATACGCATGAACTGAACCGGCGGACCCTAGCGTAGCCGCCCGGGGTCGAGTCTCAAGTCGTCTGAGAAAAGCGTTCGAACAGGCGCATTACCACTTCCTTGTTGTTTCGGGATGGTAGCAGTTGAGCGAGGCCGGGTCAATCGGGAGGGAAGCATAAAGCATGGAGCATCTATGCTTGCGAGTGCAGCGAAGAAATCTTTTTATAGGGTACTACCCATGAGATCGCTCCGTCGCCCGGGTTCCTCGCAATGACCTCAACTATCCCGTGCCCTGAGCTCTCCCGAAAACCATTCCCTATCTGTGTAAACCTGCCTGCGGCAGGCAGGTCTGTGGAATCCCTTCCTGCCCGAGCCCCGAACCCCTCTTGCACCTGATTACTCTGATTAACTCTGATGNNNNNNNNNNNNNNNNNNNNNNNNNNNNNNNNNNNNNNNNNNNNNNNNNNNNNNNNNNNNNNNNNNNNNNNNNNNNNNNNNNNNNNNNNNNNNNNNNNNNGGGGAAGGATTGGGAAATAACCATGAAGGGCATGAAGTTCATGAAGGGGGGGGGAAGCAGAGTGCCGGGCCCTATGCCCCATGCTTCTCTTCCCGAGCCCCGAACCCCTCTTGCACCTGATTACTCTGATTAACTCTGATGGGGGAAGGATTGGGAAATAACCATGAAGGGCATGAAGTTCATGAAGGGGGGGGGAGCAGAGTGCCGGGCCCTATGCCCCATGCTTCTCTTCCCGAGCCCCGAACCCTCTCTTTTCCCCTTCGCGAGATGGCTTCCGGAAGCGAAATGGTGTACCCTCGTCCCGGAAATTTCAGCGCACAACGGAGGTGTGTATGCGCGCAAGGTTCAGGCTGTTGTTACGGTTCGTCCCGGCGTTGCTGCTCTTCCCCGGCGCCCGGGCCGGCGGCGCCGACCCCGCGTACTCCTATCCGACCCGTTTCCTGGGAGTCTGCTACTCCCCCACTCATTACGGCCAGGCCGACAACAGCAACCCCCAGACCACCCTGGACGCATTCGCCAAGGATTTTCCCCTCGTGGCCCGGAAAGGATTTCA
This genomic interval carries:
- a CDS encoding SBBP repeat-containing protein; protein product: MRAGTETKASFRIGVTLIALASSLAAVRSAAPQVPTPTPVNYIERWDFDYSTYLGGSANDTAMDIAVGSDGGAYVVGWTSSVDFPTAAAYQANIRASQDAFVARFAPDGSSLIYSTYLGGSGGDSLGMGIAVDEDSQAYICGYTDSNTFPIVNPFQSSRNGYWTDLFVSKLSAAGSALVYSTYLGGSFVDYGYDVAVDGSGSAYVAGRSWSTDFPTVNAFQAANANSSGYNFTLSKLSPEGSSLSYSTYLGGSGSGHDYPGVAVDSSGQAYLSGATTSVDYPTLNAYQPANAGNWDAVLTKFDPSGTALVFSTFLGGAEDIDQAVGIAIGADESVYLCGITQSNDFPTVNPYQSSIMGEPDYFVTRFATDGQSLVYSTYLGGWDWDYGQGIAADPDGNAWVTGITVSTNFPVARAMLPSRPGGYDSTLSRFSADGSQLEFSTYLGGSGDDFGYSVALSADDKVYAVGRTSSNNFPTADSFQAARGGGEDGFVSRIEFLSYYTTPTLTPTPEGYKTPTVTPTPSVTPTPTVTPTTTPACSPTPSITPTTTPMPPPSVTPTPTPSVTPTPTPSLTPTATPSVTSTPTPSLTPTPTPSPTPTPTPSATLAPTPLPSGAITGDYNGDGTSDIAVFRPSSGLWLIRGLTKTWFGASSDEVVPSDYNGDGTWEVAVFRPSNGKWLVRGVTSA